The Nocardioides pantholopis genome window below encodes:
- the metK gene encoding methionine adenosyltransferase, translating to MTGRLFTSESVTEGHPDKIADQISDAVLDAMLEQDPHSRVAVETLLTTGLVVVAGEVTTSGYVDIKEKVRQRVLDIGYDSSEKGFDGNSCGVMVAIGGQSGDIAQGVDTGIEARVGSSEDELDQQGAGDQGLMFGYACDDTPELMPLPIKIAQTLSERLSAVRKDGTLEYLRPDGKTQVTIEYDEQNRPVRVDTVVLSTQHAEDIDLENTLQPDIKKHVIDPVLASFDIPSEGYRLLVNPTGRFVVGGPMGDAGLTGRKIIVDTYGGMARHGGGAFSGKDPSKVDRSAAYAMRWVAKNVVAAGLARRCEAQVAYAIGKAHPVGVFIETFGTGTVSDEVIQQAVLQVFDLRPAAIIRDLDLLRPIYAKTAAYGHFGRELPEFTWERTDRAEALNAAVAG from the coding sequence GTGACTGGACGCCTTTTCACGTCGGAGTCGGTGACCGAGGGTCACCCGGACAAGATCGCCGACCAGATCAGCGACGCCGTCCTCGACGCCATGCTCGAGCAGGACCCGCACAGCCGGGTCGCGGTCGAGACGCTGCTGACCACCGGCCTGGTGGTCGTGGCCGGCGAGGTCACCACCAGCGGCTACGTCGACATCAAGGAGAAGGTCCGTCAGCGGGTCCTCGACATCGGCTACGACTCCTCGGAGAAGGGCTTCGACGGCAACTCCTGCGGCGTCATGGTCGCCATCGGCGGGCAGTCCGGTGACATCGCCCAGGGCGTCGACACCGGCATCGAGGCCCGGGTCGGGTCCTCCGAGGACGAGCTCGACCAGCAGGGCGCCGGCGACCAGGGCCTGATGTTCGGCTACGCCTGCGACGACACCCCCGAGCTGATGCCGCTGCCGATCAAGATCGCCCAGACGCTCTCCGAGCGCCTCTCCGCGGTCCGCAAGGACGGCACGCTGGAGTACCTGCGCCCCGACGGCAAGACCCAGGTCACCATCGAGTACGACGAGCAGAACCGCCCGGTGCGCGTCGACACCGTCGTGCTCTCGACCCAGCACGCCGAGGACATCGACCTGGAGAACACCCTCCAGCCCGACATCAAGAAGCACGTCATCGACCCGGTGCTGGCCTCCTTCGACATCCCGTCCGAGGGCTACCGGCTGCTGGTCAACCCGACCGGCCGCTTCGTGGTCGGCGGCCCGATGGGCGACGCCGGCCTGACCGGCCGCAAGATCATCGTCGACACCTACGGCGGCATGGCCCGCCACGGCGGCGGCGCCTTCTCGGGCAAGGACCCGTCGAAGGTGGACCGCTCGGCCGCCTACGCGATGCGCTGGGTCGCCAAGAACGTCGTCGCCGCCGGGCTGGCCCGCCGCTGCGAGGCCCAGGTCGCCTACGCCATCGGCAAGGCGCACCCGGTCGGCGTCTTCATCGAGACCTTCGGCACCGGCACGGTCTCCGACGAGGTCATCCAGCAGGCAGTCCTCCAGGTCTTCGACCTGCGCCCGGCCGCGATCATCCGGGACCTGGACCTGCTCCGCCCGATCTACGCCAAGACCGCTGCCTACGGTCACTTCGGCCGCGAGCTGCCCGAGTTCACCTGGGAGCGCACCGACCGCGCCGAGGCCCTGAACGCCGCCGTCGCCGGGTGA
- a CDS encoding primosomal protein N' gives MSPERLEHPELPGMVRATARESQAKARATRARRAATAEIADVDPVARVLVDVALAHLDRPFDYAVPATMADAAQPGVRVKVRFAGQDVDGYVVERAAESDHAGRLVPLRRVVSPEPVLSPQVAALSADLAERYAGTRSDVLRLAVPPRHATTEKEPSEPAPAGPPASALADAVAAWAPYPLSEAFLRHLASSGRPRGVWAAAPGEDWPRLLAHAAAATLAGGRGTLICVPDGKDADRVAAALTDVLGPGQHVVLRADVGPAARYRDFLAVARGARPVVVGTRAAAFAPVHDLGLVVVWDDGDDLHAEPRAPYPHTRETLLLRAEREGAAAIVGGFARTVEAAYLLRTGWAQELAPPRVLVRERVRVAVAGASDFDLERDAHARASRMPRQVHDAVRIGLADGPVLVQTPRAGYVLALACERCRTPARCAACAGPLALTGPGTPPGCRWCGTAAPGWACAECGHRGLRAPVLGDARTAEELGRAFPGARVVSSAGERVLAEVEGRPGIVVATPGAEPVAEGGYAVAVLLDTWLLLGRADLRTEEEALRRWSNAVGLVRPGGRALVVGDAAHPALQALVRWDHAGFAERETAERVAAHLPPASRMATLTGDPGAVDDAVTLLDLPPAADVLGPVEVDEQSRVVLRVPRAQGPALSRSLGELQRVRASRKLDPVRIQVDPPSL, from the coding sequence ATGAGCCCCGAGCGCCTGGAGCACCCCGAGCTTCCGGGGATGGTCCGGGCGACGGCCCGCGAGTCGCAGGCGAAGGCGCGGGCGACCCGGGCCCGCCGGGCCGCCACCGCCGAGATCGCCGACGTCGACCCGGTCGCGCGGGTGCTGGTCGACGTCGCGCTGGCCCACCTGGACCGGCCCTTCGACTACGCAGTGCCGGCCACGATGGCCGACGCCGCGCAGCCGGGGGTCCGGGTCAAGGTCCGCTTCGCCGGCCAGGACGTCGACGGGTACGTCGTCGAGCGGGCCGCCGAGTCCGACCACGCCGGACGGCTCGTCCCGCTGCGCCGGGTGGTGAGTCCCGAGCCGGTGCTCAGCCCCCAGGTCGCCGCGCTCTCCGCCGACCTCGCCGAGCGCTACGCCGGCACCCGCTCCGACGTCCTGCGGCTCGCGGTCCCGCCCCGGCACGCCACGACCGAGAAGGAGCCCAGCGAGCCGGCACCCGCCGGGCCCCCGGCGTCGGCGCTGGCGGACGCGGTGGCCGCCTGGGCGCCGTACCCGCTCTCCGAGGCGTTCCTGCGCCACCTCGCGAGCTCCGGGCGTCCCCGGGGCGTGTGGGCCGCCGCGCCCGGCGAGGACTGGCCGCGGCTGCTCGCCCACGCGGCGGCCGCCACCCTCGCCGGCGGCCGCGGCACGCTGATCTGCGTCCCCGACGGCAAGGACGCCGACCGGGTCGCCGCGGCGCTCACCGACGTGCTCGGACCCGGCCAGCACGTCGTGCTGCGCGCCGACGTCGGCCCGGCCGCCCGCTACCGCGACTTCCTCGCGGTCGCCCGCGGCGCCCGCCCGGTCGTGGTCGGCACCCGTGCCGCCGCCTTCGCCCCGGTGCACGACCTCGGCCTCGTGGTCGTCTGGGACGACGGCGACGACCTGCACGCCGAGCCGCGGGCGCCGTACCCGCACACCCGCGAGACCCTGCTGCTGCGCGCCGAGAGAGAGGGCGCTGCGGCGATCGTCGGCGGCTTCGCCCGGACCGTCGAGGCCGCCTACCTGCTGCGCACCGGCTGGGCCCAGGAGCTCGCGCCGCCGCGGGTCCTGGTGCGCGAGCGGGTCCGGGTCGCCGTGGCGGGGGCCAGCGACTTCGACCTGGAGCGGGACGCCCACGCCCGGGCGAGCCGGATGCCGCGCCAGGTCCACGACGCGGTCCGCATCGGCCTGGCCGACGGGCCGGTCCTGGTGCAGACCCCCCGAGCCGGCTACGTCCTCGCGCTGGCCTGCGAGCGCTGCCGCACCCCGGCGCGCTGCGCCGCCTGCGCCGGCCCGCTGGCGCTGACCGGCCCCGGCACCCCGCCGGGGTGCCGCTGGTGCGGCACCGCCGCCCCGGGGTGGGCCTGCGCCGAGTGCGGCCACCGCGGCCTGCGGGCCCCGGTCCTGGGCGACGCCCGCACCGCCGAGGAGCTCGGCCGGGCGTTCCCGGGCGCCCGGGTCGTCTCCTCGGCCGGGGAGCGGGTGCTGGCCGAGGTGGAGGGCCGCCCCGGGATCGTGGTCGCCACCCCCGGCGCGGAGCCGGTCGCCGAGGGCGGGTACGCCGTCGCGGTGCTGCTCGACACCTGGCTGCTGCTGGGCCGCGCCGACCTGCGCACCGAGGAGGAGGCGCTGCGGCGCTGGTCCAACGCCGTCGGCCTGGTCCGCCCCGGGGGGCGCGCGCTGGTGGTCGGCGACGCCGCGCACCCGGCGCTGCAGGCCCTGGTGCGCTGGGACCACGCCGGCTTCGCCGAGCGGGAGACCGCCGAGCGGGTGGCGGCGCACCTGCCGCCGGCCTCGCGGATGGCGACGCTGACCGGCGACCCGGGCGCGGTCGACGACGCGGTGACGCTGCTGGACCTGCCGCCGGCCGCCGACGTCCTGGGGCCGGTCGAGGTCGACGAGCAGAGCCGGGTGGTGCTCCGGGTGCCGCGCGCCCAGGGCCCGGCGCTGTCCCGCTCGCTGGGCGAGCTGCAGCGGGTCCGGGCCAGCCGCAAGCTCGATCCGGTGCGGATCCAGGTGGACCCGCCGAGCCTGTGA
- the def gene encoding peptide deformylase: MAIQPIRLFGDPVLRKPAVEVVDFDRELRRLVEDLTDTMLDAPGAGLAAPQIGVGLRVFTWQVDGEPGHLVNPVLDLSEETQDGPEGCLSLPDLTYDCRRALSVVARGFDMHGEPVTIHGSELLARALQHETDHLDGVLFIDRLDAEARKAAMREIRESEWFGLERPTVKVSPHRTLGFGL; this comes from the coding sequence GTGGCGATCCAGCCCATCAGACTCTTCGGCGATCCGGTGCTGCGCAAGCCCGCCGTCGAGGTCGTCGACTTCGACCGCGAGCTGCGCCGGCTCGTCGAGGACCTCACCGACACGATGCTGGACGCCCCGGGCGCCGGCCTGGCCGCCCCGCAGATCGGGGTCGGGCTGCGGGTGTTCACCTGGCAGGTCGACGGCGAGCCGGGTCACCTGGTCAACCCGGTCCTCGACCTCTCCGAGGAGACCCAGGACGGCCCGGAGGGCTGCCTGTCGCTGCCGGACCTGACCTACGACTGCCGCCGCGCCCTCTCGGTGGTCGCCCGGGGCTTCGACATGCACGGCGAGCCGGTCACGATCCACGGCTCCGAGCTGCTCGCCCGGGCCCTCCAGCATGAGACCGACCACCTCGACGGGGTGCTGTTCATCGACCGGCTCGACGCCGAGGCCCGCAAGGCCGCGATGCGCGAGATCCGCGAGTCGGAGTGGTTCGGCCTCGAGCGGCCGACCGTGAAGGTCAGCCCGCACCGCACCCTCGGGTTCGGTCTGTGA
- the fmt gene encoding methionyl-tRNA formyltransferase, giving the protein MRVVFAGTPEVAVPALDAVAASDHELVGVVTRPDAPSGRGRKLVASPVAQRAEELGVPVLKPAHPRDPDFQAELRALAPDCCPVVAYGALLPQSALDIPVHGWVNLHFSCLPAWRGAAPVQHAIWAGDEVTGATTFRIVKELDAGPTFGVMTERIRPTDTAGDLLGRLAEGGAGLLVATLDGIAQGALEARPQQEEGVSFAPKILVEDARIDWTEPAVAVDRRIRACTPGPGAWSTYAGERIKIGPVTVDAEVELPPGTLGVRKNAVFVGTGTTAVRLGDVKAFGKKQMGAADWARGTRVETGAVLGDG; this is encoded by the coding sequence ATGCGCGTCGTGTTCGCCGGCACCCCCGAGGTCGCCGTGCCCGCCCTGGACGCCGTCGCCGCCTCCGACCACGAGCTGGTCGGGGTGGTCACCCGCCCCGACGCGCCGTCCGGGCGCGGCCGCAAGCTGGTTGCCAGCCCGGTCGCCCAGCGCGCCGAGGAGCTCGGCGTACCGGTGCTCAAGCCCGCCCACCCCCGCGACCCCGACTTCCAGGCCGAGCTGCGGGCGCTGGCCCCGGACTGCTGCCCGGTGGTCGCGTACGGCGCCCTGCTGCCGCAGTCCGCGCTGGACATCCCGGTCCACGGCTGGGTCAACCTGCACTTCTCCTGCCTGCCCGCCTGGCGCGGCGCGGCCCCGGTGCAGCACGCGATCTGGGCCGGCGACGAGGTCACCGGCGCCACGACCTTCCGGATCGTCAAGGAGCTCGACGCCGGCCCGACCTTCGGGGTGATGACCGAGCGGATCCGGCCCACCGACACGGCCGGCGACCTGCTCGGCCGGCTCGCCGAGGGCGGAGCCGGGCTGCTGGTCGCGACCCTGGACGGCATTGCTCAGGGCGCCCTCGAGGCGCGTCCCCAGCAGGAGGAGGGCGTCAGCTTCGCCCCGAAGATCCTGGTCGAGGACGCCCGCATCGACTGGACCGAGCCCGCGGTCGCGGTGGACCGCCGGATCCGGGCCTGCACCCCGGGGCCCGGCGCCTGGTCGACGTACGCCGGGGAGCGGATCAAGATCGGCCCGGTCACCGTCGACGCCGAGGTGGAGCTGCCCCCGGGCACCCTCGGGGTCCGCAAGAACGCCGTCTTCGTCGGCACCGGCACCACAGCGGTCCGGCTCGGCGACGTCAAGGCGTTCGGCAAGAAGCAGATGGGGGCCGCGGACTGGGCGCGCGGCACCCGCGTCGAGACGGGCGCCGTGCTCGGTGACGGCTGA
- a CDS encoding MmcQ/YjbR family DNA-binding protein codes for MTAERRPARPEDVDEICRSLPEVELGTSWGDVPTYLVRGRGFVLFRKPDHHALDPATGAPYDDLLVIVTAGPGETRALLADQRLPFFTIEHFERTRSNAVLVSQSRLGEIDRDELAEVITEAWAARAPKRLVREHLGDG; via the coding sequence GTGACGGCTGAGCGCAGGCCGGCGCGGCCCGAGGACGTCGACGAGATCTGCCGGTCGCTGCCGGAGGTCGAGCTCGGGACGTCGTGGGGCGACGTGCCGACCTACCTGGTCCGCGGCCGGGGCTTCGTGCTGTTCCGCAAGCCCGACCACCATGCGCTCGACCCCGCGACCGGGGCGCCGTACGACGACCTGCTGGTGATCGTGACCGCCGGCCCGGGGGAGACCCGGGCGCTGCTCGCGGACCAGCGGCTGCCGTTCTTCACGATCGAGCACTTCGAGCGGACCCGCAGCAACGCGGTGCTCGTCTCGCAGTCCCGGCTCGGCGAGATCGACCGGGACGAGCTGGCCGAGGTCATCACCGAGGCCTGGGCCGCCCGCGCGCCGAAGCGCCTGGTCCGAGAGCACCTCGGCGATGGCTGA
- a CDS encoding RsmB/NOP family class I SAM-dependent RNA methyltransferase — protein sequence MAEPARRRGGNRPRNAARPPAAAGRGRPVADPARAAALDVLKAVRVNDAYANLVLPAVLREHGLTGRDAAFATELASGTLRRQGTYDAVLAACIDRSLAKVEAKVLDALRLGTHQLLGMRVPAHAAISTTVDLVRSRVGAGAAGFANAVLRRVSERDLDAWVAQVAPDAGTDPVGHAAIAHSHPRWVVEQLRQAVGPEELDALLAADNAAPRVTLVARPGRATREELPGTPTPYSPYGVVLDGGDPGAVPAVAEGRAGVQDEGSQLVAEALAAAPVDGPDRLWLDLCAGPGGKAALLAALAAQRGARLLAIERQPHRARLVRRAVTGSDGAPGLLGVLAADGTAAPLPPGSVDRVLVDAPCTGLGALRRRPEARWRRRPDDLLELVLLQRALVTSALDLVRPGGVVLYATCSPVTAETSGVVTSVLEQRRDAVLEDAAGLLPQVPDAAGPTPGTLQLWPHRHGTDAMFMALLRKR from the coding sequence ATGGCTGAGCCCGCCCGGCGCCGCGGCGGCAACCGCCCGCGCAACGCCGCCCGCCCGCCGGCCGCCGCCGGCCGCGGCCGGCCCGTCGCCGACCCGGCCCGCGCCGCGGCCCTCGACGTGCTCAAGGCCGTCCGCGTCAACGACGCCTACGCGAACCTCGTGCTCCCCGCCGTGCTGCGCGAGCACGGCCTGACCGGTCGCGACGCGGCCTTCGCCACCGAGCTCGCCTCGGGGACGCTGCGCCGCCAGGGCACCTACGACGCGGTGCTGGCCGCCTGCATCGACCGGTCGCTGGCCAAGGTGGAGGCCAAGGTGCTCGACGCGCTGCGGCTCGGCACCCACCAGCTGCTCGGGATGCGGGTGCCGGCCCACGCCGCGATCAGCACGACAGTGGACCTGGTCCGGTCCCGGGTCGGCGCCGGCGCGGCCGGCTTCGCCAACGCCGTGCTGCGGCGGGTCTCCGAGCGGGACCTGGACGCCTGGGTCGCGCAGGTCGCCCCGGACGCCGGCACCGACCCGGTCGGCCACGCCGCCATCGCGCACTCCCATCCCCGCTGGGTGGTCGAGCAGCTGCGCCAGGCCGTCGGCCCCGAGGAGCTGGACGCGCTGCTGGCCGCCGACAACGCGGCACCCCGGGTCACGCTCGTCGCCCGTCCGGGCCGGGCCACCCGCGAGGAGCTGCCCGGCACGCCCACGCCGTACTCGCCCTACGGCGTCGTCCTCGACGGCGGCGACCCGGGCGCGGTGCCCGCGGTGGCCGAGGGACGCGCCGGCGTGCAGGACGAGGGCTCCCAGCTGGTCGCGGAGGCGCTCGCCGCCGCGCCCGTCGACGGGCCGGACCGGCTCTGGCTGGACCTGTGCGCCGGCCCGGGCGGCAAGGCCGCCCTGCTCGCCGCGCTGGCCGCCCAGCGGGGCGCGCGCCTGCTCGCGATCGAGCGGCAGCCCCACCGGGCGCGGCTGGTACGCCGTGCGGTGACCGGCAGCGACGGCGCCCCCGGCCTGCTCGGGGTCCTGGCCGCCGACGGCACCGCCGCGCCGCTGCCGCCCGGCAGCGTCGACCGGGTCCTGGTCGACGCGCCGTGCACGGGGCTCGGCGCGCTGCGCCGCCGCCCCGAGGCACGCTGGCGCCGGCGCCCCGACGACCTGCTGGAGCTGGTGCTGCTGCAGCGCGCCCTGGTGACCTCCGCGCTGGACCTGGTCCGCCCCGGCGGCGTCGTGCTCTACGCGACCTGCTCGCCGGTGACCGCCGAGACCTCCGGGGTCGTCACCTCGGTCCTCGAGCAGCGCCGCGACGCAGTCCTCGAGGACGCCGCCGGCCTGCTCCCGCAGGTCCCCGACGCCGCCGGCCCCACCCCCGGGACCCTCCAGCTGTGGCCGCACCGGCACGGCACCGACGCGATGTTCATGGCGCTGCTCCGCAAGCGCTGA
- a CDS encoding N-acetylmuramoyl-L-alanine amidase: MAPKPLTRRAVLGAGLALGVAGCASDDAEPEEPDAAATYGPDDPGAVVVRAREGWGAVPARDGAVEHEVTRLTVHHSAYRLRDNARAAAQLRSLQREHLGSGWPDIAYHYLVDLAGVVHEGRDSGTAGDSYTPYDTAGHLQVCLLGHFDAQPVTPAQLAGLTAILAWGAFHHGAGTDTIAGHGDHEPSTPCPGRNLTRIVHDGSLRAAVDRRLGEAEPRLVLLPPP, translated from the coding sequence ATGGCCCCGAAGCCGCTGACCCGACGGGCCGTGCTCGGCGCCGGGCTCGCGCTGGGTGTCGCCGGGTGCGCCTCGGACGACGCGGAGCCCGAGGAGCCGGACGCGGCGGCGACGTACGGGCCCGACGACCCGGGGGCGGTGGTGGTCCGGGCGCGGGAGGGCTGGGGCGCGGTGCCGGCCCGCGACGGTGCTGTCGAGCACGAGGTCACCCGGCTCACCGTCCACCACAGTGCCTACCGGCTGCGGGACAACGCCCGGGCGGCCGCGCAGCTGCGGTCCTTGCAGCGCGAGCACCTCGGGTCGGGGTGGCCGGACATCGCCTACCACTACCTCGTCGACCTCGCCGGCGTCGTGCACGAGGGGCGCGACAGCGGTACGGCGGGCGACTCCTACACGCCGTACGACACCGCCGGCCACCTGCAGGTCTGCCTGCTGGGGCACTTCGACGCCCAGCCGGTCACGCCGGCCCAGCTCGCCGGGCTGACCGCGATCCTGGCCTGGGGCGCCTTCCACCACGGCGCCGGCACCGACACCATCGCCGGCCACGGCGACCACGAGCCGAGCACCCCGTGCCCGGGCCGGAACCTGACCCGGATCGTCCACGACGGCTCGCTGCGGGCTGCCGTCGACCGTCGGCTCGGCGAGGCCGAGCCCCGACTGGTGCTGCTCCCTCCGCCCTGA
- a CDS encoding AAA family ATPase, whose product MDFDQPPVMRVEVVPGPGLEDRHWPMTIPAVAQLAREGLDLPRGVTFLVGENGSGKSTLVEAIAAAYGLNPEGGSTGARHRTRPSESPLGHHLRLRRGIGAGRWGFFLRAETMHGLYSYLEENGVGGEAVLHEMSHGESFLEVLRTRFDSPGFYCLDEPEAALSFSSTLGLVSTLHRVVEDGGQVLCATHSPVLAAMPGATVLEVGEWGYRPSRWEDLELVQHWRAYLDAPQRYLRHVLD is encoded by the coding sequence GTGGACTTCGACCAGCCGCCCGTCATGCGCGTCGAGGTGGTGCCGGGGCCCGGCCTCGAGGACCGGCACTGGCCGATGACGATCCCGGCGGTGGCCCAGCTGGCGCGCGAGGGCCTCGACCTGCCCCGCGGCGTGACCTTCCTGGTCGGCGAGAACGGGTCGGGCAAGTCGACGCTGGTCGAGGCGATCGCCGCGGCGTACGGCCTCAACCCGGAGGGCGGGTCGACCGGAGCCCGGCACCGGACCCGGCCCAGCGAGTCACCGCTGGGACACCACCTGCGGCTGCGGCGCGGGATCGGCGCCGGCCGCTGGGGGTTCTTCCTGCGCGCCGAGACCATGCACGGGCTCTACTCCTACCTCGAGGAGAACGGGGTCGGCGGCGAGGCCGTCCTGCACGAGATGAGCCACGGCGAGTCGTTCCTCGAGGTGCTGCGCACCCGCTTCGACTCCCCCGGCTTCTACTGCCTCGACGAGCCCGAGGCGGCCCTGTCGTTCTCCTCGACCCTGGGGCTGGTCTCGACCCTGCACCGCGTGGTCGAGGACGGCGGGCAGGTGCTCTGCGCGACGCACTCGCCGGTGCTGGCCGCGATGCCGGGAGCCACCGTGCTCGAGGTCGGCGAGTGGGGCTACCGCCCGTCGCGCTGGGAGGACCTCGAGCTGGTCCAGCACTGGCGCGCCTACCTCGACGCCCCGCAGCGCTACCTGCGCCACGTGCTCGACTGA
- the ligD gene encoding non-homologous end-joining DNA ligase, which produces MAASKSPSVEIEVDDRVVRVSNPDRVYFPESGATKLDLVEYYLAVGPGIVNALWERPCMLHRFPKGLAGEKVHQKRLPAGAPPWVETVQLHFPRWNRTADELCVTELASVIWAVQMSTVEFHPWNSRREDTEAPDEWRIDLDPGPAADYAAVRRVAHVAQEVLDELGAVGYPKTSGSKGLHIYVRIKPEHGFPDVRRGALAFAREVERRAPQDVTTTWWRKDRDPAAVFPDYNQNARDHTIAAAYSVRGLPDARVSTPIRWEEVDECEPRDFTIATVPERFARLGDLHADIDEHVFDIAPLLEWAERDEAEGAEPPADPEE; this is translated from the coding sequence ATGGCAGCGTCGAAGTCGCCCTCGGTCGAGATCGAGGTCGACGACCGGGTGGTGCGGGTCAGCAACCCCGACCGGGTGTACTTCCCCGAGAGCGGCGCCACCAAGCTGGACCTGGTCGAGTACTACCTCGCGGTCGGCCCGGGCATCGTGAACGCGCTGTGGGAGCGCCCCTGCATGCTGCACCGCTTCCCGAAGGGGCTGGCGGGGGAGAAGGTGCACCAGAAGCGGCTGCCGGCGGGCGCTCCGCCGTGGGTGGAGACGGTCCAGCTGCACTTCCCGCGCTGGAACCGCACCGCCGACGAGCTCTGCGTCACCGAGCTGGCCAGCGTCATCTGGGCGGTGCAGATGTCGACTGTCGAGTTCCACCCCTGGAACAGCCGCCGCGAGGACACCGAGGCGCCCGACGAGTGGCGCATCGACCTCGACCCCGGGCCCGCGGCCGACTACGCCGCGGTCCGGCGGGTGGCGCACGTGGCCCAGGAGGTCCTCGACGAGCTCGGGGCGGTCGGCTATCCCAAGACCAGCGGCAGCAAGGGCCTGCACATCTACGTCCGGATCAAGCCCGAGCACGGCTTTCCCGACGTACGCCGCGGCGCTCTCGCGTTCGCCCGGGAGGTCGAGCGACGCGCCCCGCAGGACGTGACGACGACCTGGTGGCGCAAGGACCGCGACCCGGCGGCCGTGTTCCCGGACTACAACCAGAACGCCCGGGACCACACGATCGCGGCGGCGTACTCCGTGCGCGGCCTGCCGGACGCCCGGGTCTCCACGCCGATCCGGTGGGAGGAGGTCGACGAGTGCGAGCCGCGGGACTTCACGATCGCGACCGTGCCCGAGCGGTTCGCCCGGCTCGGCGACCTGCACGCCGACATCGACGAGCACGTCTTCGACATCGCGCCGCTGCTGGAGTGGGCCGAGCGGGACGAGGCCGAGGGCGCCGAGCCGCCGGCGGACCCCGAGGAGTGA
- the rpe gene encoding ribulose-phosphate 3-epimerase, which yields MGHIQITPSILNADFANLGAEVARIGSADWVHVDVMDNHFVPNLTFGPTMVEALARSTDLPLDAHLMIEDPDRHAPAYVEAGCGSVTFHAEAAKAPVRLAREIRAAGGRASMALKPATPVEPYEDLLPELDMLLLMTVEPGFGGQKFLDLVLPKIRRARALLAKHGLETWLQVDGGVSLETIERCAEAGADVFVAGSAVYSADDPDRMVAELRAAAETARH from the coding sequence GTGGGACACATCCAGATCACGCCGAGCATCCTCAACGCCGACTTCGCGAACCTCGGGGCGGAGGTCGCCCGGATCGGCAGCGCCGACTGGGTGCACGTCGACGTCATGGACAACCACTTCGTCCCGAACCTCACCTTCGGCCCGACCATGGTGGAGGCGCTGGCGCGCAGCACCGACCTGCCGCTCGACGCGCACCTGATGATCGAGGACCCCGACCGGCACGCCCCGGCGTACGTCGAGGCGGGCTGCGGCTCGGTCACGTTCCACGCCGAGGCCGCGAAGGCGCCGGTGCGGCTGGCCCGTGAGATCCGGGCGGCCGGCGGGCGGGCCAGCATGGCGCTGAAGCCGGCCACCCCGGTCGAGCCGTACGAGGACCTGCTCCCCGAGCTGGACATGCTGCTGCTGATGACCGTCGAGCCCGGCTTCGGCGGCCAGAAGTTCCTCGACCTGGTGCTGCCGAAGATCCGCCGGGCCCGCGCGCTGCTGGCCAAGCACGGGCTGGAGACCTGGCTGCAGGTCGACGGCGGGGTGTCGCTGGAGACCATCGAGCGCTGCGCCGAGGCCGGCGCCGACGTGTTCGTGGCCGGCTCGGCCGTCTACTCCGCCGACGACCCGGACCGGATGGTGGCCGAGCTGCGCGCCGCCGCGGAGACCGCGCGCCACTGA